The following proteins come from a genomic window of Dreissena polymorpha isolate Duluth1 chromosome 1, UMN_Dpol_1.0, whole genome shotgun sequence:
- the LOC127864631 gene encoding uncharacterized protein LOC127864631 — protein MHFMQQLQETASCGSSDETEAVARNAERTDKNREGADVQLDEHRLKLCLNRKPVSTVTAVYVNDIAVYLLADNQVLKNGIFSVRCSKPEASEYRNKRRLTVEHRANQANETLSLTYLKFTEWNTGEQKPSSPSDFRRLIS, from the exons ATGCATTTTATGCAGCAATTGCAGGAGACAGCGTCGTGCGGATCATCGGATGAAACCGAAGCAGTTGCAAGAAACGCCGAACGTACTGACAAAAACAGAGAGGGAGCTGATGTACAAT TGGATGAGCATCGACTGAAGCTTTGCCTAAACCGGAAACCAGTATCTACAGTCACTGCAGTTTATGTTAAC GACATCGCAGTGTATTTACTGGCGGATAATCAGGTGTTAAAGAACGGAATCTTTAGCGTCCGTTGTTCGAAGCCAGAGGCAAGTGAGTACCGAAATAAACGGAGGTTGACCGTTGAGCATCGGGCAAATCAG GCAAACGAGACATTGTCATTAACGTACCTGAAGTTTACAGAATGGAACACGGGAGAGCAAAAACCAAGTTCTCCTTCAGATTTCCGCCGATTAATTTCTTAA